A region from the Helicoverpa armigera isolate CAAS_96S chromosome 6, ASM3070526v1, whole genome shotgun sequence genome encodes:
- the LOC135117020 gene encoding uncharacterized protein LOC135117020: MPKRKCECKEERYQRKIKRLKRKLKKNKARSNENRSPSPVESSPPSPVSSCDEAESDADVEILDTDPAGAECVINTQDKDPSTEVLDDTIIKALGQTLSSEKEYGPDIHLELKKRVEGIIINGLKQETKDELVKKYLVPSNLKLLDAPKLNKELEGLLNDAMKARDKRVQDRQQQIGIATAALLCATDKLIKGEVDKISLISTISDVTRLLTDLHYQDTITRKKLVIPSLDQNVGKTVENQERDEFLFGEKFNENVKSATAIKKSAGTILKQNSNRKTNYRPTQSQKSFPKKQGNYKGRPRASMTQFKQGGGGRYQQTQSYKPRPPPRPPVKAPVRQS; the protein is encoded by the exons ATGCCGAAAAGAAAGTGTGAGTGTAAGGAAGAAAGGTACCAAAGGAAGATTAAGAGGTTGAAAaggaaattgaagaaaaataaggCCAGATCGAACGAAAATCGATCACCGTCACCAGTCGAGTCTTCGCCGCCATCACCGGTATCATCGTGCGACGAGGCAGAAAGTGACGCTGATGTCGAAATACTCGACACGGACCCCGCAG GTGCTGAATGTGTGATCAACACACAAGATAAAGACCCTTCAACAGAAGTGTTGGATGACACTATAATAAAAGCCTTAGGGCAGACCTTATCCAGTGAAAAAGAATATGGGCCTGATATTCACTTGGAGTTAAAAAAGAGGGTCGAAGGTATAATTATAAATGGCCTTAAACAAGAAACTAAGGATGAACTTGTGAAAAAGTACCTAGTACCTTCCAACCTCAAGCTTTTAGATGCACCAAAACTTAATAAAGAGCTAGAAGGGCTACTAAATGACGCTATGAAGGCCCGTGACAAGCGGGTTCAAGATCGCCAACAACAAATAGGCATTGCAACAGCGGCTTTGTTGTGTGCGACAGACAAATTAATTAAAGGGGAGGTCGACAAGATAAGTCTGATCTCAACAATCAGTGATGTAACACGACTATTGACAGATCTGCATTACCAGGATACAATCACTAGGAAGAAGCTGGTGATTCCTAGTTTGGACCAAAATGTCGGGAAGACGGTGGAGAACCAAGAACGCGATGAATTTCTCTTTGGAGAAAAATTCAATGAGAACGTGAAGTCGGCCACAGCCATTAAAAAATCTGCTGGgaccattttaaaacaaaactccaATCGGAAAACCAACTACAGGCCGACTCAGTCCCAAAAGAGTTTCCCTAAAAAGCAGGGAAACTACAAGGGCCGTCCCCGAGCGAGTATGACACAGTTCAAACAGGGAGGGGGCGGCAGATACCAGCAGACACAGAGCTACAAGCCGAGACCCCCACCACGTCCTCCAGTCAAGGCTCCTGTCCGACAGTCTTAG